Genomic DNA from Methanosarcina sp. MTP4:
CGTCCACCGCAGCGACCACAATGTCGCCGGCGGAAACTTCCTTGCCTGCGTGTTCACTTATTATTTTTTCTGCCATTGTCTTTCCCATATAATCACCTTAAAAAAGTGTTTGATGATACTTTTGAATTAGCTTGATCGAAAAAGCCTATGAATGCAGGGATTAGCTGAAGAATCCCCTGTGCGGCTTTTTTCAGTAAATCTAACTTCTTTTTGGAACTGTTGAGAGTAATCGCCTTTTCCGTATATGACATTAACGGAGTTCCGGGAATTTTTTTATAGAAGTCTGGACAACAGAACCCGTATAAATCCGGGGAAATTGTCTGTAAATTGTCCGTAAAATGTCTATAAAATGTCTATAAAATGTCTATAAAATGTCTATAAAATGTCTATAAAATGTCTATAAAATGTCCAATAAGTTGTTCGTAAAATATCCGTAAAATTGTCTGTAAAACTGTTGATCTGGCCTTTATTGTCTGCCATTTTCTATCATTGTAAGGAAAGATTCCCTCTATTTCTTTCCGGGAATTCCTGCTCCCTTTTCCTCTTTATCTCCTGATCCCAATAAGTTTAAGTCCAATGCCTGTTATGGAAATGTAAATTCCGATTGTCACGAAAAAAGGTTTACAAAACGGGGTTGTTTTTTTGCAGGACCCGGGTTTGTTTACCTGCAAATTTCCAATCCTAAAAACTCCTGATGAGAGATTAACATGGAACTTGACGAAGTCATCATAACACGCGCAATTGTTGAAGAGTACTCAAAAACTTTCCTTGAATACACGGACATCGACGTGGCCCTGGTAGGAGGAGGCCCTGCAAACCTGGTGGCTGCAAAGTACCTGGCTGAAGCCGGGGTAAAAGTCGCCTTATACGAGCAGAAACTCTCTCTCGGCGGCGGCATGTGGGCCGGAGGCATGATGTTTCCCCGCATCGTTGTACAGGAGGAAGCCACCCGTATCCTGGACGACTTCGGAATCCGGTATAAGGAATATGAATCCGGCTACTACATTGCAAACTCTGTGGAATCGGTCGGAAAGCTGATCAGCGGAGCGACTTCTGCAGGGGCTGAGATTTTCAACCTGGTTAGTTTCGAGGACGTCATGATCAGGGAAAACGACCGGGTCGTAGGCATCGTCATCAACTGGAGTCCTGTCACCACCAACCGCCTGCACGTCGACCCCCTCATGATCCGCACAAAGCTCGTGGTCGACGGGACCGGGCACGACGCCGTGGTCTGCAACACTATCCTGAGAAAAATCCCTGATGCAAAAATCGGGGAATTCGGGCAGATCGGGGAAAAACCCATGTGGGCCGAGATCGGAGAAAAACTTGTTGTTGAAGCCACCCAGGAAATCTATCCCGGGCTGATCGTAGCCGGCATGGCTGCAAGTGCCGCAACCCGCGCCCCGCGGATGGGTCCGGTCTTTGGAGGCATGCTCCTTTCCGGGGAAAAAGCCGCAAAACTTGCCCTTGACCGCCTCAAAAAACTCTGAAAGCGGGCCTGAAAAGCAAATTTCTCCCTCTTAAGCCGCCGGGAAGCAGAAAATCCCCTTTCTTAAGGGGTCTCTCCTGTCCTTTCCGGCAAAAACTTTATATAAAAAAACTCCTTCTATAGGTTGCTCAAGCCTGAGCACCCAATCCTGCGTGGCCGGGGTAGGGTAGCGGTCATCCTGTAGCCCTGTGGAGGCTACGATCCGAGTTCGATTCTCGGTCCCGGCCCCATTACTTTAACTTATTCTAAGTAATCTTTCTAATTCTGTTTGCTTTGTTTTCTTCGTTTTAACAAAATTCAGTTTTAATACTGTTTTCATAACGTTTTTAATATATCATTCAGCTTTTAATATCCCTTTTATATTGTTTCAAAATCTACCTTACAATATCAGCCTTCTACCTTACAATATCAGCCTTAAATCTCTGCTCCAAAAATCGACCTTACAATATACTTACAATATATATCTATCACCTCTATCTAACCCACCTGAATTCCACCTAAATTCCACCTAAATTCCACCTAAATTCCACCTGAATTCCACCTGAATTCCTGCCATCATAAAAGAGGATTCAAAAGAGGATTCAAAAGAGGACTTCCATGAAAGCACTGATCATCGACGGTTATGTAGACGAACCCGCCTGCCTCGGGGTTCCTCCCTACTTTTCCCCCTACCCCCGGTACATAGCAGGCGCTCTCCGGGAGTGCGGGCTCTCCGAAACCGATATCCACTACCTGACAATCGACCGCCTGCGGGAAAACCCGCCGGGGGCCGGGGAACTGATCGGGAAAGCAGAACTCGTAATCGTGATTGCAGGCATGACCGTTCCGGGAAAATACCTCCGGGCCACGCCCATCTCCCCCGGGGAAATCGAAACCATCTTCCGGAGCTCAACAGGGGTAAAAGTCATAGGCGGTCCTATTCGGCTTGGTTTCAGTGGGGAAGGCGGAAAAGCTGCAAAAGGCCTGGGCAGTGGGATCAGCCTTGAAGGTGCCGTGCTTGCGGAAATGGACATTGAGGCTTTTGTCTTTGACCTTTTTGAGGGCAGTGAAGGCATTAAAGACAGTAAAGGCAGTAATGGAATCATTCTGGGGAAGCAGCCGAGCATTAAACTGAAAGCCCCGGAAACCGTGGGACACCGCTTCAGGACGACCTCCGAAATCGGGCGCTGGGCACCGATGGGAGCTTTTCTTCTCCGGCAGCACCCTGATTATCCTTACTGCATGTGCGAACTCGAAACCTACCGGGGCTGCGGCCGGACCATTCATTGTTCTTTTTGCACCGAACCGTTCTACGGGGCTTCGGACTACCGGCCAGTGGAGGACGTGGTCTTTGAAGTCTCGGCCTTATATTCCCATGGAGCCCGCTATTTCAGGATTGGGCGGCAGCCTGACCTCCTATCCTACCACGGCACCGATGCAGGCGGCCCGGTCCCGAAACCCGATCCCGCAGTTCTTGAGAGGCTCTACAGGGGGATAAGGAATTCCGCTCCGGAACTTTCCGTGCTCCACCTGGACAACGCAAACCCGATAACCATTGCCACCTACCCTGAAGAAGCCGCGCAGATAATTAAGACGATCATCAAATACCACACCTCTGGGGACGTGGCTGCTTTTGGCATGGAAAGTGCGGACCCGCAGGTGATCCGGGCAAACTCCCTGAAAGCCAGCCCCGAAGAGGTCTTCGAAGCCATCAAACTCGTAAACGGCCTGGGCGCCGTCCGCGGGGCAAACGGGCTTCCGGAACTCCTCCCAGGCCTGAACTTCGTCCACGGGCTTATGGGCGAGACAAAAAAGACCTTCCAGCTGAACTACGACTTCCTCCAGAATGTGCTGGACTCCGGCCTGATGCTCCGCAGGATCAATATCCGGCAGGTCATGGCTTTCCCTGACACCCCCATGTACGGAAAGGACGAGGCTGCCGGCAAGCACAAGAAACTCTTCCTGAAATACAAGGACCAGGTCCGGAAAAACATCGACCTCCCAATGCTCCGCCGCGTCGTTCCCGAAGGCACGGTGCTGAAGGATGTCATGTGTGAGGTGCACGAAAACGGAATCACTTTCGGAAGACAGCTTGGATCTTATCCCCTGCTGGTCGGAATTCCCGCTTCCCTGCCCTTCAGGAAGTTCACTGACGTAACCGTGACCGGACACGGGATGCGCTCCATCACCGGTATTCCTCACCCCCTTTCGATTAATTCCGCTTCTCCTGCCCTTCTCAGGGAACTTCCGGGGCTTGGCAAGAAAGCTTCGAATGCTGTTGCCGCAGGGCTGCCCTATGCCGATGAAGAGGATTTTGTAAGCAGGGTAAAGGACGGAGAAAAGTTCCTCAAATATATAGAGTTCTGAACTCCAGGCTCTTTTTCGTTTCTTTTTCTCTTTTTCATCTCTTTTCAATCTCTTTTTTGTCACCCCTCTTCAACTTATTTATATTTTTAAAATAATTATTTACTTATTCTAACGAGAACTATATTATTCTGGGGCATTTAAGGGAGGACTATTTTGAGTGAGAGCACGGACTATGTTCACAAGGTAAAAATTGCTTTTCAGTTGAGCTTTATTTTCTGGGTTGTAGTTTTTATTCTCATGTTTTACGCCACCGTCGAGGCAGGGTTCAGGACACTGGGCACCTTCTTTTTACTCTTTTCAGTGCTTTTGGTAACTCCTTTTTTGCCGGACGGGGCGAGGAGTTATGAAGAACTTGGAAGTTGTAGTGAGTGCGAAGAGGACTGATAAATCAGATAAATTAGAAGTCCGAGAAATGAAAAATAAGATGAATGGAAAATGGGCACTTCCTGCTTCGAACTCTTTTGAATGAGAATGAACTGATCCTGCTACTGAGAGTTGGAACTGAACAGATGCTTAAGATAACTTTTCAAGGTCTTTTTTCAGATTTCTGTTTTTGTTAGCCTGTTCAGCTATTCGGATCATATCTCTGTTTCAACTTCCCGGTTCAGGTCTCTGTTATCCCCAGAATTCCTGCAAGCTCCAGCCCTTCGCTTCCGATGTCCGAGAGTCGGCTCAGGAGCTCCGAACTTGAAAGGTACTTTTCAGTCCTGATCCCTCCGGGCTCTTCGATCTTGATGCTAATCTCGCCTTTGGTATAGCCTCTCTCAACACATTCCCCTATGAGTTTCCCGTATATCCCCGCGATCAGCTTGAGGGAGTCCTGGACCCTGTTTTCGTCCATTACATTCTTGCCTTCCAGCAGGACCCGCCTGAGCTTTCTGGACTCCACGGATACTTTAAAAAACTGTTTGAGCTTTTTTGTCAGTTCATAGAAGGCATCCATATCTATGGAAGCTGCCAGTTTTTCATCTCCGCTTATCTCATAGTCCCCGTGCAGGATCAGGTATGACATCTCGTCTGCCGAGATAGTGATCCTGTGTTCGCCGTCTTTATCTTCGAACACGGTACTGAGGCTATTTCCCTCATATTCGATCGACATGATGTGGAAATCGGAAACGTCGAGCTTTTTTATTTTGTCTTCCTTATGCAGGATTCCTGCCTTCACCCAGATCGGCAGGGTGAATTCGTGCAGGTCCCCAACCTTTATCATATCCTCTGCAAAAGTCAGGTCGTATTCGTACTGAATGCTGTCAATGGAACTTACCTGCATTCCTGTCAGCTTTTTCCCCTCAACGGCAGCAGAATAAGCGTGCTTTGCCCCATAGATCCCGGCTTCGAAAAAGGGGCTCAGGATCGAAAGAATCTTCGTTTCCAGTTGCTGGATTTCATTTCTGGCAATCCTTGTCTCCTTCTCAAGTTCTTCCAGATTTTCGTCCTTTTTCCCGGAAGCAGCCGCGTCACAGGTTTCCAGTATCTTGTTCTTGATTTCCAGAATGTCCTCCGAATCGACTTCCTGGGTGAGTTTCTCAAGATAACCTGTCACTTCTATCTGGAACTCATCTATCTCCCGGATTCTTTTCTCCAGAATTGCGGTCCCTGCTCTGTTCTCTTCTTTTGTTCTGATTGCAGACCTTTCAAGAGGGATAACCTCTTCCGAAACCCCCAGGAAGTCCTGCAGGTCCTGAATGAAATCCCTCTGTACGGGAAACTCGGTTGAATCCTGAAAAGTATACTTTATGCTATCCACTCCCCGGTTAATTGTGAAAAAGATGGTTTTTGAAATTAAATTGGCGGCTTTCCTTATTTAGCTTTGTGAGTTCAAAAACTTGCAGCTGAAGGGGGGTAATTGAATAAAATTTTGGAAAATAAAATGAACAATGTCGGAAAATAAAGTGAACAATGTCGGAAAATAATATGAAAAATATCTGGGAAATTAAGTGAACAATGTCGGAAAGTAATGTGAAAAATATCTGGGAAATTAAGTGAACAATGTCGGAAAATAAGGGTCGGAAATTAAAGTGAAAAATGTCTGGGAAATAAGGTATACACCAGCCGGGATTCGAACCCGGGTTCGAGCGTTGGCAACGCCCGGTGATGACCGCTACACTACTGATGTCCGAAGTAGGCGAGGCGCCCCGCCAGCATTACGCAATATACATTTTCTCATTAATTAATTTGACCCTTGAATGATTCTGTTTGACCCGGGAGGTTTTTCTGATCCGGAAAAAGGCTGCATTGCTATGATTCTTTCCGGATCCAGGCTGTAATATTTTTTTATGTCCTGCTGTTACTGCTGTATATTCTGGTTATAGTCTTTTGCTGTATCTCTGGCTGTAGTGTTCTGCCATTCCTGCTGTATCTCTGGTTATAATGTCCTGAAGGTCTTCCTTTTAAGAAAGGTATTGTGTTTTATAAGATCAAAGCTGTATAAAATGACGTCTGATGTTAGAGCGATATCCGACGTGAGGCTTTTTCAGGTAAATTATTTAATTTTATTTCCTGATTTTACTACTAAATTTACGAGTGATGGATTTTGAGCGAAGTTGAAAAACTGATAAACCTTGCAAAAAATGCGGCTGAAAAGATCCTGAAATACCAGTTTGTGCGCCTTATCTCGCATAACGACGCTGACGGGCTGACCTCGGCAGGGATCATGGCCCAGGCTTTGCTCCGGGCTGGCATCCGTTTTCAGCTTTCGATAGCTGCCCGGCTTGATGAGGCCGTTATTGAGGAAGTTAACGGGAGTACTTCTCCAGGGGACCTTGTTATCTTTTGTGATATGGGCAGCGGCTATTCTGACCTGGTAGGGAAGGTGGCGGCTGATGTTGTTGTGCTTGACCACCACAAGCCTGTAGGGGAGTCCCCTGCAAAGGCTGTTGTAAACGCGCATACGGTGGGAATCGATGGGGCCACGGACATCTCGGCTTCCGGCACATGCTACCTGGTTGCAAGGGAAATGGGACCCGAAAACACGGATCTGGCAGGCCTGGCGATTGCCGGGGCAGTCGGGGATAAGCAGCTTTTCCGGACTGCAAACGCTTTTATCCTGGAAGAGGCCCTGAAGGCAGGGGTCGTATCCTTCCGGAAAGGGCTGAAAGTGGGGGATGGAGACCTTGCCGAAGTGCTGACTTACAGCACCGAACCTTTCCTGGACATAACCGGGGACCCGGTAAAGGTCCGGGAATTCCTTGGCGGGCTCGGGCTTTCCGGCCGGATCGAGGAGCTCTCTGATGAGGGGGTCTCGAAACTGGTTAATGCCGTTGCCCTGAAACTTGCAAGGCAAGCAAGCCCGGAAGCCGTGGAAGCCGTCATCGGGGACATTTATATCCTGAACCGGGAACTCGTGCCAAATGTCTACGATTTCATCTCCATCCTCAACACTTGCGGTAAAATGAAAGTTTACGGGCTCGCTGTAGGGCTTTGCATGAAGGACCCCGGAGTCCTGGAAGAAGCCCTTGCTCTTTCTAGGGAGCACCAGCAAAACCTTGCCCGTTCCATCAGGGAAGAAATCGAAAAAATCCACAAAGGAGAAAACCTCTGGTACATCAACACCGTGGACGCCCTTTCCACCGGGACCCTGGCAAGCACGGTGGTCCGCTACCTCCACCCTGAACTTCCCTTCATCTGTGTAAACGAGTCCGAAGGCATCCTGAAAGTCTCGGGTAGGGGCACCCGTGAACTCGTTTCCCGGGGCCTTGACCTTTCCTTTGCCCTGCGGGAAGCAGCTGGCGCAGTCGGGGGAAATGGCGGTGGGCACAGTGTCGCCTCCGGGGCTTCCATCCCCCTCGGAACTGCCGAGGAGTTTCTGGGCATCGCGGACAAGATTATCGGGGAGCAGCTCCAGGCCAGAGGAAAAGTTAAGAAGTAATAGCAGAAGCCGAATGCAAAAAGACAAAGGAAGACAGCGAATATTTATATGAAAAATGACTGGAGAAACGCTTATGAAAATTACTGGAACCATCGAATTTCCGGACCCCGAAACAAAGGAATTTGCTAAAAGGATTCTGGAAGCCCTTTCCCCGGACAACCTGAGGAGTATGGAAAGCGAAATAAGTGATGAGCGGGTAGCTGTCCACTTCCGGTCGGAAAAAATAGGGTCCCTTCTTGCGACTGTTGATGATTTCCTGATGAATTTGAAAATAGGGGAAGGAGTAGGAAAAGCG
This window encodes:
- a CDS encoding sulfide-dependent adenosine diphosphate thiazole synthase; the encoded protein is MELDEVIITRAIVEEYSKTFLEYTDIDVALVGGGPANLVAAKYLAEAGVKVALYEQKLSLGGGMWAGGMMFPRIVVQEEATRILDDFGIRYKEYESGYYIANSVESVGKLISGATSAGAEIFNLVSFEDVMIRENDRVVGIVINWSPVTTNRLHVDPLMIRTKLVVDGTGHDAVVCNTILRKIPDAKIGEFGQIGEKPMWAEIGEKLVVEATQEIYPGLIVAGMAASAATRAPRMGPVFGGMLLSGEKAAKLALDRLKKL
- a CDS encoding radical SAM protein is translated as MKALIIDGYVDEPACLGVPPYFSPYPRYIAGALRECGLSETDIHYLTIDRLRENPPGAGELIGKAELVIVIAGMTVPGKYLRATPISPGEIETIFRSSTGVKVIGGPIRLGFSGEGGKAAKGLGSGISLEGAVLAEMDIEAFVFDLFEGSEGIKDSKGSNGIILGKQPSIKLKAPETVGHRFRTTSEIGRWAPMGAFLLRQHPDYPYCMCELETYRGCGRTIHCSFCTEPFYGASDYRPVEDVVFEVSALYSHGARYFRIGRQPDLLSYHGTDAGGPVPKPDPAVLERLYRGIRNSAPELSVLHLDNANPITIATYPEEAAQIIKTIIKYHTSGDVAAFGMESADPQVIRANSLKASPEEVFEAIKLVNGLGAVRGANGLPELLPGLNFVHGLMGETKKTFQLNYDFLQNVLDSGLMLRRINIRQVMAFPDTPMYGKDEAAGKHKKLFLKYKDQVRKNIDLPMLRRVVPEGTVLKDVMCEVHENGITFGRQLGSYPLLVGIPASLPFRKFTDVTVTGHGMRSITGIPHPLSINSASPALLRELPGLGKKASNAVAAGLPYADEEDFVSRVKDGEKFLKYIEF
- a CDS encoding DHH family phosphoesterase is translated as MSEVEKLINLAKNAAEKILKYQFVRLISHNDADGLTSAGIMAQALLRAGIRFQLSIAARLDEAVIEEVNGSTSPGDLVIFCDMGSGYSDLVGKVAADVVVLDHHKPVGESPAKAVVNAHTVGIDGATDISASGTCYLVAREMGPENTDLAGLAIAGAVGDKQLFRTANAFILEEALKAGVVSFRKGLKVGDGDLAEVLTYSTEPFLDITGDPVKVREFLGGLGLSGRIEELSDEGVSKLVNAVALKLARQASPEAVEAVIGDIYILNRELVPNVYDFISILNTCGKMKVYGLAVGLCMKDPGVLEEALALSREHQQNLARSIREEIEKIHKGENLWYINTVDALSTGTLASTVVRYLHPELPFICVNESEGILKVSGRGTRELVSRGLDLSFALREAAGAVGGNGGGHSVASGASIPLGTAEEFLGIADKIIGEQLQARGKVKK
- a CDS encoding KEOPS complex subunit Pcc1 codes for the protein MKITGTIEFPDPETKEFAKRILEALSPDNLRSMESEISDERVAVHFRSEKIGSLLATVDDFLMNLKIGEGVGKALEMEK